One genomic region from Acidimicrobiales bacterium encodes:
- a CDS encoding phytanoyl-CoA dioxygenase family protein, with product MPAAIAELGLERNVSDLATIGYTVVENAAPIELFDRLRAAIIRVTDEHHARGSEPFNFGPNTSMVYRLLAHDDAVAEAVLTPKLVALMTHLLGPGYVVNTITGSMLHQGSNAGHIHADNQFFPEPFPPQIHVATAIWCLDDFSGELGSTRVVPGSHHKFRHPRPGEGRDDSVAIEAPRGSIAIWTGHTWHCSGGRTAPGTRIALHTAFSRPHIRRFESYTDDELARITALDERLVRLAGADLPYDQTGDSPDPAKLL from the coding sequence ATGCCGGCCGCGATCGCCGAGCTCGGGCTCGAGCGCAACGTGTCGGATCTCGCGACCATCGGCTACACCGTCGTCGAGAACGCGGCGCCGATCGAGTTGTTCGACCGGCTGCGCGCCGCGATCATCCGCGTGACCGACGAGCACCACGCCCGCGGCTCGGAGCCGTTCAACTTCGGCCCCAACACGTCGATGGTCTACCGGCTCCTGGCGCACGACGACGCGGTGGCCGAGGCCGTCCTCACGCCGAAACTGGTGGCGCTGATGACGCACCTGCTCGGCCCCGGCTACGTCGTCAACACGATTACCGGCAGCATGCTGCACCAGGGCTCGAACGCCGGCCACATCCACGCCGACAACCAGTTCTTCCCCGAGCCGTTCCCGCCCCAGATCCACGTCGCCACCGCGATCTGGTGCCTCGACGACTTCAGCGGCGAGCTCGGCTCGACGCGGGTCGTCCCCGGCAGCCACCACAAGTTCCGTCACCCGCGCCCGGGCGAAGGGCGCGACGACTCCGTCGCCATCGAAGCGCCCCGCGGGTCGATCGCGATCTGGACGGGCCACACGTGGCACTGCAGCGGCGGGCGCACCGCGCCCGGCACCCGCATCGCGTTGCACACCGCGTTTTCCCGCCCGCACATCCGCCGGTTCGAGAGCTACACCGACGACGAGCTGGCACGCATCACCGCACTCGACGAGCGCCTCGTGCGCCTCGCCGGGGCCGATCTGCCCTACGACCAGACCGGCGACAGTCCCGATCCCGCCAAGCTCCT